Proteins from a single region of Halorubrum sp. 2020YC2:
- a CDS encoding DnaJ domain-containing protein translates to MRNRTVVVGLAGTFVGMTALLVIGGIVLHPIALALAAPFAAVSYFLWYHATGRLHDQARRSAEQAGPTERERARQRARAETNRERAYRAAGAADGGRGAGGGRRAGARGTGGPNGPGGAGGRDPRDRAPAADAMSEGEAYETLGLDRTADGEAVRRRYRERAKRLHPDGEDGDEEEFKRLNEAYEVLKE, encoded by the coding sequence GTGAGGAATCGAACGGTCGTCGTGGGACTCGCCGGGACGTTCGTCGGCATGACGGCGCTGCTCGTGATCGGCGGGATCGTCCTCCACCCGATCGCGTTGGCGCTGGCGGCGCCGTTCGCCGCCGTCTCGTACTTCCTCTGGTACCACGCCACCGGGCGCCTCCACGACCAAGCGCGGCGGTCCGCCGAGCAGGCGGGGCCGACGGAGCGCGAGCGCGCCAGACAGCGCGCCCGCGCCGAGACCAACCGAGAGCGCGCGTACCGGGCCGCCGGCGCCGCCGACGGCGGCCGCGGCGCGGGCGGAGGACGGCGGGCCGGCGCTCGCGGGACGGGGGGTCCGAACGGGCCGGGCGGTGCCGGCGGTCGAGACCCCAGAGACCGCGCGCCGGCGGCCGACGCGATGAGCGAGGGCGAGGCGTACGAGACGCTCGGACTCGACCGCACGGCCGACGGCGAGGCGGTCCGGCGGCGGTACCGCGAGCGCGCGAAGCGGCTCCACCCGGACGGCGAGGACGGCGACGAGGAGGAGTTTAAGCGGCTCAACGAGGCGTACGAGGTGCTGAAGGAGTGA
- a CDS encoding molybdenum cofactor guanylyltransferase, giving the protein MTTGAILAGGRSTRFGDADKAVAPLAGAPMIRRVADRLAGSDDPVPPGAERAGSGDPVVDELVVNCRPDQREAIERALSGVPLPVRWALDEDPDLGPLAGIRNACRAATDPYAVVVACDMPFVDPAFLASLRERVEEGTTEAGAADADGGVEAVVPRLDDRWYQTTQAVYATGPAAAACDRALDRGDRKVLAVVDRLDAVVVDDDAIRSLTTEKTFTNVNTRAEHDEAERAVAAAVDAERAGGR; this is encoded by the coding sequence AGACGCGGACAAGGCCGTCGCGCCGCTCGCCGGCGCGCCGATGATCCGCCGGGTCGCGGACCGGCTCGCGGGGAGCGACGACCCGGTCCCGCCCGGCGCCGAGCGCGCCGGCAGCGGCGACCCGGTCGTCGACGAACTCGTCGTCAACTGTCGTCCCGACCAGCGCGAGGCGATCGAGCGGGCCCTGTCGGGGGTCCCGCTGCCCGTCCGCTGGGCGCTCGACGAGGACCCGGACTTGGGTCCGCTGGCGGGGATCCGGAACGCCTGCCGGGCCGCGACCGACCCCTACGCCGTCGTCGTCGCCTGCGACATGCCGTTCGTCGACCCCGCCTTCCTCGCGTCGCTGCGCGAGCGGGTTGAGGAGGGGACGACCGAAGCGGGAGCGGCCGACGCCGACGGCGGAGTCGAGGCGGTCGTCCCGCGGCTCGACGACCGCTGGTACCAGACGACGCAGGCGGTGTACGCAACGGGGCCGGCCGCGGCCGCCTGCGACCGCGCGCTCGACCGCGGCGACCGGAAGGTGCTCGCGGTGGTGGACCGACTGGACGCGGTCGTCGTCGACGACGACGCGATCCGGTCGCTGACGACCGAGAAGACGTTCACCAACGTCAACACGCGGGCCGAACACGACGAGGCGGAGCGGGCGGTCGCCGCCGCGGTCGACGCCGAGCGGGCCGGCGGCCGGTAG